ATAATGTGTCGTCTGAAACACACTTTGTCTTTATCTTCACCAGTCCCTTAAGAAATCATGCGATTGTCAAGTTTAGTCGTCAGTCCCATCATCAGTCCTACAAAGTGCCCATAATGCCTTACAGACGTATTGCGTATACCACACCTACCATCAGAATGACGAATGACGTAGTGGCAAAGTGGGTACTTGTTTACTTTATGAAAGTTACGGTGGGCGTACGcagggtaccttgcatgtgctgcaCTGGACAGCGAACAACGCACAACAGACAGGCCTAGAGTTCGAACTGCATCGCCTCTGAAAAATGTACTTATGAAAAGGCGTGCTGTCATCACCACACGTATTCCATATATGTGATCCCACACTCCTGCAACGCAGACGAGGTTCTGCATGCAGATGTGTCGCtgttaatgcaagtagaaaaaaatttggcagatcctacgtacctgggaatcgacgtttaTACGAAGCATGCAGAAGGAATgcgaccatgttgcaatttttgaTAAATAAGCGACATGCTATGGAATGACGCTACATACGTCTACAAATTTTGCACGCACACGCATATGTAgaagagttgtagatgtttatataaccagttgtttgcacttgcgcgacGATGTACACTgggacatgcgtattagcaacaccaaaagcttaTATGTAGCGCTTATGCtcgtgaagatgctggccctgtacACTGCTACATAATTCAACTACAGCTCaaagcaactaaccacaattaacgttCACCTTACGtaatggctgtatcaaaggagtacatatgtaatgtttataaaattgagtaggcagcactgtaaccactattaACGTATCGcgaagattaacgtctatttgaaaattagtttcgatacctggcgtggctttgtggtagaaagCTTGACTgcgacgcagaatgcttgggttcgattcctgctgggaccttgatttTCATTATTTGCATAAGTCGGGGGGTCAATGCTgcttatgtcaggtttttcttaacactgacatttattctatgccttcgttgggtcgatgcTATCGATGTccggtattgcttaacgctcacacgctgaaattgctcatgtgtgttgtcgttcctgtgtaaataaaaagtgtcaatcacttgtggcataTATACCCgcgtaccagcggcacatacgcgTCCGTGcgtatgcgccactgtctggcgggaagtgtttgacggcgtacgcgacgcgattgtgaaattattcatgtcttcaccagcgcgtcatattcgtcaaaccatgtcaccctcccgtgctaattttggttcacgccaagttaaaggggtgaccacgagagcacccagacgtaagcggatagatagatagatagatagatagatagatagatagattgaacgtatctatctaagCCGccaaagctcgctaagaaatgcttcgcattttaaccCTCCAGCTATCTTTCGTAAGCATGCATGAGCACCAAAGCTTTTAAGTCTAGCCTataatgtagaaaaaaaaaatcgcagcatattcacggagggagttatgatgagtggggcgaagcgtccatcagtccatccgtgtttccgcccgcccgtgcgtccattcgccgtccatgcatccgtgcgtccatctatccgtccgtccttcgatgcgtccatccgtacgtccatctgtgcgtccgtccgtgcatgcagccgtccatgcgtccatccattcgtgcgtcaaacagacaggcagacaatgCACGGACGCAGGCAGCGGGCGATTCACGTTTTGCCGATAAGACCCTCCGAAGGTTAACCCCACTCATCAttactcactccgtggatatgctgtgaggtggttactacatacatgcatacatacaggagacgaccaacccacgccttaaggagcttaaCCCCTAAAGAACCAAGGACAAGTAATGCTAAACAGCGTAGGACGTAACAAAGACCCCTTTACTCGTAACAGTTTAATTACCTTTTACTCACCCATGGTgagactagaggagcggcacgcgcgcactgcGCGTGTACGGCTTCTCTAGCCCTGCCGTGACCCACCTTGCACAAAATTACCTCTTACTACCAAAACGATGGAAGTCAATACCCTTTACCAGACACAAAGCTTGAACGCGTGCAAGCGGTAGCTTTTCGCAtgctacaaacgagatcgtacctaTCACGGGGTCGTTACAATTCAGACATAATTCTAGAATGCCCCGTCTgaacagaagtgtactgttcactcacACTCATGCTCTGGCGATGCCCCGCGTTACCTTAGAGACCTCTCGGCAGTGAGTCCGAATAGGGAGAGGCGCGCAGGAGCCCCGAGTTCCAACACCAACTAAAGGCAGTCGAGAGGGCCCAAGAAGTCGGGCGTCACCTACAGTAGTGGCTGCTAGGACGTCCCTCATGGATATCCTGGTGACCGAAACTCCTCAGGACTTCTTAATAAACTTCTTCACTGACTGGTTTTATTATGGTTCAGCCATACTGAATGTTACGCCAATTACAGGTTgtgaaaaaatttaaaaaatatttaAGAAAGAAGATAAAGGTGCACGTATGGTGGTTCGTGTCATTCTATTTGGTTTCGATGCTGTATTGTCGGGCACACTCAATCTGGAAAACAGTGGTAGCACTTCTCTTCGAGACTTGCTTGAGGCGATCTTTTAGGGGCGACGCCCCTCACGTTGTCGGTCGTATGTCGCGTGTCGTCGTAGCCggcgtagtagccagttgcattgcatgtccataaaaacggtgtcacagcatatccacggagtgaatgatgatgagtggtgtgaAGCGTCcctccatccatctgtccatgcgtctgtctgtgtgtccgtctgtgcgtccgtctgtgcgtcagtCCGTCCGCTTCGGcccactcaacatcattcacctcgcggataggctgtgattttttgtAACGAAGAAGAGAGATCGTCATATTAGCAAACAAACCATGCATCACTTTCCTGCACGCCGAATTCGAATTTTCGAGCGAGCTCCAGCAGTGCGCACGCGTTTCTTTATTCCCGTAAGCGCATGCGTGACAAAAGCATATATGTGTGACATTGTTTAGGAGAGTCAAGAGCTGCGCTTGTACTTTTCTTGTGTTTGTCTTATTATTACTTGCACATTATGTCTCAATCAGTTATGCTCGACGAACCAGCCCAACAACAGATTATTTTGGCACTGGTGTTTTCAGTGCTATCAATAATAAAAAGAATTGTGTTTTCCCGATTAAGATACCAAAccattgctgtttttgttttgtttttttgctataGGAAAAGCTTCAAACACACTTTTTGTAATTTTTGGTAATTTTAACTCTGATGTAGGTACTGCTCCACACTCTCGGGCAAGCTGTCGACAACTTCAAGCTACGTGACACTGAACGCATTGTTCGAGGTCGGTGAGGACAAGCTGGCGCCCATTGACGTGTGGCTCACGTGGCTGGAAGGAACGTACGTCTTGCTTGACGGTGCTCCGGAACCTCTCAACATGGCCGTCGCTATACTGAGCAAGCTGGCGCCGGCTGTCGTCAGGGACTTCTGGGTTGAAGAGACAGCCTGGCGCTCGAAAGACGTTTTCAAGGATGTGGTGACCAGTGGGAAGAACTGAACGAGCGGCGCTTTCACCCAGCCCTGCTGCGATTACTTGAAACACCCGACAGCTGTctctgatgatgacgatgacctAAACACTCCTTCTTCGAccaccatatttttttttaatttctggcGCTAACTTTCTTTTCGTTTTCACACAACTGTTGCGGTTCCAATAAAACATAAATCCTTACTTCATGTTTCACGCCGCGTAGAAGCTTCAATTAGGAGAATGAAGTTTCGAGCAACCAGGTTATGATTCGTGTCAACGGGCAGCATTAAGACAAAGCCAGAGAGGAGACAAGGCAGGAAGCAGCGAAGTTAAATTCGCAGAACTCACGTCGCGTTGCGTAAGACCAGAAAGAGTATTGTACACACGCGGGTAAGGTGCATCAGAGCAGTGGCATGACACCCTAAAATTACACATCTGGACGCGAGTTGGCAACTGCCACACAAAACCTTTTGTCGAATATGTGTCAGAATAGGCATTGCCAATACGCTTGCCATTCACCCAGTAACTAAACTGATAAAACGAATCTACGCCAGTACTTGAGCGCATCTAAGCGAGGTCAGTTTATTCAGCTGAGAAGTCGTTCCTTCTGTCACCAAAAGAATATTCACCTTTCAGTAACGCTTTAATGTGTGCGCCTCCCTGCCTGTTCACATGAAGAATCCTTATTGACAATAGATGATTAGTGCTCCCTGTGGCCACAGCTGAAAACGCACGTTTTGAAGGGGAAGGGGTCGTTTTTCGGCGGTCAAAATGCGTAGAGGGGCAAATCTCAAATTTATGTAAGGGGCGCGCTCGAAAAGCTGCACCACACTTCACAAATGCATCATTGTGAACATCATGGCTTCATATTCTGTTCCAACAGCGAATAAAGTTTGAACAATAGGAATCTATCTAAGCTATTAAAATCACACGTTGTTTTTGGGACAAAAATGggctgccagaaaaaaaaaacatgatgaaAACTTGCATATTTATCGGCGATTTCAACACTAAGGCGAAGCTTTCATTTCAGCCTAATATCATGTTTTCGCTTGTCGAATAACACGTTCCGAAATGAAGTTTTCTACAACGTTTTCACTCCTTCAACTGGCGTCATGGGCCGTATTATCTTCGTAACACGCATTTTATCACGTAATGACTGGCGTGCGATGTGGTCATAATAATTGAGCTACCCAGTAGGCAGAGTGCACATGGTCACTGCGTCACGGGTTGGAATTACATTGAAATATGCTTTTTTATACTGTCAGTAAAAAGGATACGAATATAAGCTTGTTGGTATCATCATAAAGCGTTTTATATATTAGGGAGGGAGGGcatacagaaacaaaaaaaaacaagtactgAACGAGCATAAGCGCTAACTCTCGAATATATTTGCATGACTCCATGTTAAACTATATGTCCTCACTTGCGCGATTTTGCGATGCACTGTGTTTGACTGACATTCGCACTCAGACAAAGGAGCGGGGAGACCAGTCTCGATGAAGTACATCTAGTTCGCCTTAATAACGGAATTCAATACCTGAGAAGACGTTTGGTTGAAAGTTGGCGCTTGTGTTCATCCAGTACTTCACGTTTCTCCGTGTGTGTTTCCGCCCGATGCTACCAACAAGTTTATCTGTCAGTGGTTGCGGTGCTCCGCTGCTAAAACGAAGAAGACGGATTCGATCCTGGACGTGGCTCTAGCGTTTGCAAAGGAGGCGAAAATTGTATACTACTTGGATGCATGCGTGTAAGCATGTGTTTAAATAtgcgtcaaagaaccccaggtggtcaaaatttccggagctcttctcTATGGCTACACAGATTGGGAGACGTCCACTACGCGCTCAGCGGATCCTGCAGGAAATCACGCTTTTTTAAATCCAGTTCTCTACGGCGCGCCTCATAACCTTATCGTAGTTTTGGCACGTACAGTTCCAGCAATTATTACTACTAGTGCAGCATTCCTGAACATTTAGTGGCTTTTCTTTTCGCTAAAGTGTAGCACAGAAAACATTTGGCGCTGTGTTGGTTGCGTTTCTGAAAATGAAGCAAGTAAACTTCTCACGTTGTATTCTTCTTTACCACACAACGCAACCAACTACTTATTGAACAAAGGAAGGGCAGCCAGGAGGTGGATTTGAGTGAGCCGCAACGTCACaaaggccatatatatatatatatatatatatatatatatatatatatatatatatatatatatatatatatctatatatatatatatatatatatatatatatatatatatatatatatatatatatatatatatatatatatgcttacaGAGGAC
Above is a window of Rhipicephalus microplus isolate Deutch F79 chromosome 1, USDA_Rmic, whole genome shotgun sequence DNA encoding:
- the LOC119178340 gene encoding uncharacterized protein LOC119178340 isoform X3, whose product is MPKAYEFKALSGWCSLSQLEQRRRTHFKKLAFPLMSARYAEWCHDEGCRSVVAHCNDCFLRGDCDIRYCSTLSGKLSTTSSYVTLNALFEVGEDKLAPIDVWLTWLEGTYVLLDGAPEPLNMAVAILSKLAPAVVRDFWVEETAWRSKDVFKDVVTSGKN